The following are encoded in a window of Drosophila simulans strain w501 chromosome 3L, Prin_Dsim_3.1, whole genome shotgun sequence genomic DNA:
- the LOC6737301 gene encoding talin-2 isoform X3: MSTLSLRIQLEGGRVTKTIQFQPNTTVFDACKVIRDKFAEAVQGQPSEYGLFISDEQNQQGVWLEPGRTLGYYILHNQDTLEYRRKTRTLRVRMLDGAVKTILVDDSQPVSQLMVVICTKIGITNHEEYGLVREDNEAQNENLPDNKFGTLTLKRKIMEKDRDAKMESLRKKLKTDDEMNWVDVSRTLREQGIDEAETVLLRRRFFFSDQNIDSRDPVQLNLLYVQARDAILDGTHPVTQDKACEFAGIQVHIQFGPHNEAKHKTGFLDLKDFLPQSYVRTKGIEKKIFSEHRKHVDLSEIDAKVLYTKTARELPTYGVTFFLVKEKMNGKNKLVPRLLGVTKDSVLRLDEHTKEILISWPLTTVRRWGASPNTFTLDFGDYANQYYSVQTTEAEQIVQLIAGYIDIILKKKQTKDHFGIEGDEGSTMVEESVAPSKATFLQHETNRMEQLNVESLAHPGIMRPYDGERSYMENEVQTVQYGAFVGQVNHAHQPPTTKEVRISSVNLTEPQRALLGYISAGQDVLIRADEELRTKAPIQELGSDLRSIEWRENTLDTSKQAVSSHVATMSAATAQIITASHPDEVDTEAISASVSQIAQTIPEVTKEVRLIAALMENDTNGDQLLEAARNLCNAFSDLLKAAEPESKEPPQHLINAASRVGEATTHVLSTIAEEEVPENRDLHDMLLALAKAVANTTAALVLRAKNIAASCEDEQARNRVIGAASQCALATSQLVACAKVVAPTLHNAACREQLEAAAKNVARAVNSLCEVCNEASNDPKLKADLLAAARDVSKSLTDMLEHVKLSSREHANRTSTELSPVENVIIGTDILVSTHDPQEMVRHARTLGQTTAQLIQSIKGEADQQQDADMKRHLLSAAKQLADATAKLVEAARLCSSNPHDSDNQNALRKAAEELREITTTAANTPAMKRGLIQRLEFCSKQAASAATQCISAAQNAVQHSQDHQTKETLLQDCKRVADTIPRLVTSLKTTRAQPDDPNAQLNLIEAAEQFIEPALQVSKSSRALQPTVTDIPSATQLSKGALHLGQCVSELHSVAQRARDACGGQELESALEEVRKLHDVLDDTRQAAIAGQLRPLPGQTVENTADELRKSAKNVGIALSQLLSSVLHNQRSYAGAAGRDTALALGDFTRSVHGVAATTQNPAIIDCADDVVTSSARLIEQAQRTLQGATNPEALTQAGREVTGALSATVDCIPGQREVDVALRNVSELSEILSMSEFPPSSRPYATLQSELKQVAEQLSSAGGEIVVSYSSPALLAESSQNFAANYRDLLSVSMEMAGQTQEEEVRSHMIESLRHVSTQSCSLLSTAKSIAADPGQPNAKNLLHAAARGVTESINQLVDASIQSAPGQKECDNAMRNIEALRLMLDYPHEPINELGYFDCVEQATGKSRNLGYAISEMINNAKQSQHVEFSQSVNNVNDSIQGLIESSSQAAYLIGVSHPSSVAGRPGIIDQAQLTWAYQGIRQHCDIVSSQQSTKPQMISALTVIAKHTSYLCSICRQASMNTSNPVAKNEFIVLAKQVATATSDLVQAIKAIEEQPAGGSRERLVDPLLEAVKAVRQYASSSEFSSVPAKISAEGRKAQEPVIQAGRGVIDGVVEMVKAAKSLALTPDNPPVWQQLSMHSTPVSESVKRLVDNIRDKAPGQAQCEQVLHTLGTCTRELDSCALAVNAQGLSQRRDNNLHGFSGQTMNSASELIDKLEPIRVAGKNNAEQLGHAVGEISRYVVPMVNGAIGACTHIVHSQQQMSLIQQTRSVVESAITLVQSAKDSAGNPRATHAHPRLDDAIDGTREAIQELQQTVEKINAETGIVTGLMEQVNRSITRLTDKRQSLLNASYSDTFVDYQTRMVARAKEIASLANEMNAKSSVEPSALPQLAVDMTQNYQQLTQDSVGASTTTSSPDVAMRIRTTVIDLGRSVSSMIQSSAGGARPNDVGAQKEIARSAREVSEKVAQVLAALQAGSRGTQACINAAHTVSGIIGDLDTTIMFATAGTLHSDGDGSFADHREHILQTAKALVEDTKVLVTGAAGTQDQLANAAQNAVSTITQLAEAVKRGACSLGSTQPDSQVMVINAVKDVASALGDLINCTKLASGKSINDPSMQDLKESARTLQDVCQTAAHNGHSKTNPQSEMRSGSHILLGSSSIDIMAI; the protein is encoded by the exons ATGTCCACACTATCGCTGCGCATTCAACTGGAGGGTGGTCGGGTGACCAAGACCATACAGTTCCAGCCCAACACCACAGTCTTCGATGCCTGCAAGGTCATTCGCGATAAGTTCGCCGAGGCAGTGCAAGGACAAC ccaGCGAATATGGACTGTTTATCTCTGACGAGCAGAACCAGCAGGGGGTTTGGTTGGAACCGGGACGCACCCTGGGCTACTACATACTGCACAACCAGGATACGCTGGAGTATCGCCGCAAGACGCGAACCCTACGTGTTCGCATGTTGGATGGCGCTGTAAAGACCATTCTGGTGGATGACTCCCAGCCGGTGTCGCAGCTTATGGTGGTCATCTGCACAAAGATCGGCATCACCAATCATGAGGAATATGGATTGGTGCGCGAGGACAACGAGGCGCAGAATGAGAATCTGCCGGACAACAAGTTTGGAACGCTCACCCTTAAGCGAAAGATTATGGAGAAAGATCGCGATGCCAAAATGGAGAGTTTGCGCAAGAAACTAAAGACGGACGACGAAA TGAACTGGGTGGATGTGAGTCGCACCTTGCGGGAGCAGGGAATAGATGAGGCAGAAACTGTTTTGCTCCGTCGGCGCTTTTTCTTCTCGGATCAGAATATCGATTCTCGGGACCCCGTGCAATTGAACTTGCTGTATGTCCAAGCCAGGGATGCCATTCTGGATGGAACGCATCCTGTCACTCAAGACAAAG CTTGCGAGTTTGCTGGCATCCAAGTGCACATTCAATTTGGACCGCATAATGAGGCCAAGCACAAGACCGGATTTCTAGA TTTGAAGGACTTCCTGCCTCAGTCTTATGTTCGCACCAAGGGAATCGAGAAGAAAATCTTTTCGGAGCACCGAAAGCATGTGGATCTATCCGAAATCGACGCCAAAGTCCTGTACACTAAGACCGCCCGGGAGTTGCCCACCTACGGCGTTACCTTCTTTCTGGTCAAGGAGAAGATGAATGGCAAAAACAAGCTTGTTCCCCGTCTACTCGGAGTGACCAAGGATTCGGTGCTGCGCCTAGACGAGCACACCAAAGAGATCTTGATCTCGTGGCCCTTGACAACAGTACGACGTTGGGGCGCCTCGCCAAACACCTTCACCCTGGACTTTGGCGACTACGCCAATCAATACTACTCGGTGCAGACGACGGAGGCCGAGCAGATTGTCCAGCTTATTGCTGGCTACATCGATATTATTCTTAAGAAGAAGCAAACCAAGGATCATTTCGGCATCGAAGGCGATGAGGGATCCACAATGGTGGAAGAGTCAGTGGCACCATCCAA AGCCACATTCTTGCAACACGAAACGAATCGCATGGAGCAACTAAATGTGGAGAGCTTGGCTCATCCAGGCATTATGCGTCCATATGACG GCGAGCGCTCTTATATGGAGAATGAAGTGCAGACCGTGCAGTACGGTGCCTTCGTCGGCCAGGTGAACCATGCCCACCAGCCGCCCACG ACTAAGGAAGTTCGCATTAGTTCTGTAAATCTGACGGAGCCACAGCGAGCTCTGCTGGGTTACATATCCGCTGGCCAGGATGTCTTGATTCGCGCTGACGAAGAGCTGCGCACCAAG GCACCCATCCAAGAGCTTGGCAGCGATTTGCGCTCTATTGAATGGCGTGAGAACACCTTGGACACTTCCAAGCAGGCGGTTAGCAGTCATGTGGCCACCATGAGCGCTGCCACTGCCCAAATTATAACCGCCTCTCATCCGGATGAAGTGGATACGGAGGCCATTTCGGCCTCGGTCTCCCAGATCGCCCAAACAATTCCGGAGGTAACCAAGGAAGTGCGTCTTATTGCCGCCTTAATGGAGAACGACACGAATGGTGACCAACTGCTGGAGGCCGCCCGCAACTTGTGCAACGCCTTCAGTGATCTCCTCAAGGCAGCCGAACCAGAGAGCAAGGAACCGCCACAGCATCTGATCAACGCAGCCAGTCGAGTGGGTGAAGCTACAACTCATGTACTCAGCACTATTGCCGAAGAAGAGGTACCCGAGAACCGTGACCTCCACGACATGCTCCTAGCCTTGGCCAAGGCGGTGGCCAACACCACTGCTGCCCTTGTGTTGCGTGCTAAGAACATTGCCGCGAGCTGTGAGGATGAACAGGCCAGAAACCGTGTTATTGGAGCTGCCAGTCAGTGTGCCCTGGCTACGAGTCAATTGGTGGCTTGTGCCAAGGTGGTGGCACCAACGCTTCACAATGCTGCCTGTCGTGAGCAACTTGAAGCGGCTGCCAAAAATGTGGCCAGAGCCGTCAATTCTTTGTGCGAGGTCTGCAATGAAGCCAGCAATGACCCTAAGCTGAAGGCCGATCTCCTGGCAGCGGCTCGTGATGTGTCCAAGAGCCTCACTGATATGTTGGAGCACGTAAAGCTGAGCTCCAGGGAGCATGCCAATCGCACCAGCACCGAATTGAGCCCCGTGGAGAACGTGATAATCGGCACTGATATTCTGGTATCTACTCACGATCCCCAGGAGATGGTGCGCCATGCACGTACCCTTGGACAAACAACTGCTCAGCTTATCCAGAGCATCAAGGGGGAGGCGGATCAGCAACAGGATGCAGACATGAAGCGTCATCTGTTATCCGCTGCCAAGCAGCTGGCGGATGCCACTGCTAAGTTGGTAGAGGCCGCTCGTCTCTGCTCATCCAACCCTCATGATTCGGATAACCAAAACGCTTTGCGTAAGGCAGCGGAGGAACTTCGGGAGATCACCACTACTGCGGCTAACACGCCTGCGATGAAACGTGGACTTATCCAGCGATTGGAATTCTGTTCGAAACAAGCAGCCTCAGCAGCTACCCAGTGCATCTCGGCGGCACAGAACGCAGTCCAGCACAGCCAAGACCATCAGACTAAGGAAACCCTTCTGCAGGATTGCAAGCGAGTGGCGGACACTATCCCACGCCTAGTCACCTCGTTGAAAACAACCCGTGCGCAACCCGATGACCCTAATGCCCAGCTAAATCTCATCGAGGCTGCTGAACAGTTCATTGAACCTGCTCTGCAGGTGTCAAAATCGTCGCGGGCTCTACAGCCCACTGTCACTGATATTCCATCCGCTACCCAACTGTCCAAGGGTGCCTTGCACTTGGGACAATGTGTCTCAGAGCTACATTCGGTAGCACAGCGTGCTCGTGATGCCTGTGGTGGTCAGGAACTGGAGTCAGCCTTAGAGGAGGTGCGCAAACTGCATGACGTGTTGGATGATACACGACAGGCTGCCATCGCCGGGCAGTTGCGTCCATTGCCGGGACAAACCGTGGAGAATACAGCCGATGAGCTAAGGAAATCGGCAAAGAACGTGGGAATCGCCTTGAGCCAACTGCTCTCCTCTGTGCTGCACAACCAGCGTAGCTAcgctggagctgctggacGGGACACTGCCCTGGCATTGGGCGATTTCACCAGGAGCGTACACGGAGTGGCGGCCACAACACAGAATCCAGCAATCATCGACTGTGCTGATGATGTGGTTACCAGCTCGGCGCGACTCATTGAGCAGGCTCAACGCACGTTGCAGGGAGCAACTAACCCGGAAGCTTTGACTCAAGCTGGACGAGAGGTCACCGGAGCCCTTTCCGCCACCGTTGACTGCATTCCCGGACAGCGAGAAGTGGATGTGGCTTTGAGGAATGTCAGCGAATTGAGTGAAATCCTATCAATGAGTGAATTCCCACCTTCAAGCCGTCCATATGCCACTCTGCAGTCGGAACTTAAACAAGTGGCAGAGCAGTTGAGCAGCGCCGGTGGTGAGATTGTGGTGTCGTATTCTTCGCCAGCTTTGCTAGCCGAGAGTAGCCAAAACTTTGCTGCCAACTATCGGGATCTATTGTCCGTCAGCATGGAAATGGCCGGCCAAACGCAGGAAGAGGAGGTGCGCTCGCACATGATCGAGTCCCTCCGTCATGTCTCCACTCAATCATGCTCTCTCCTCTCAACGGCCAAGTCGATTGCCGCCGATCCCGGTCAGCCTAATGCTAAGAACCTGCTGCATGCCGCTGCCCGAGGAGTGACCGAGAGTATCAATCAGTTGGTTGATGCCAGCATCCAATCCGCTCCCGGGCAAAAGGAGTGCGACAACGCTATGCGCAACATTGAGGCCTTGCGCCTCATGTTGGACTATCCCCATGAACCTATCAACGAGTTGGGATACTTCGATTGCGTGGAACAGGCCACTGGAAAGTCAAGAAACCTTGGCTATGCTATCTCCGAGATGATCAATAATGCCAAGCAGTCGCAGCATGTGGAATTTAGTCAATCGGTGAATAACGTTAACGACTCCATTCAGGGACTGATCGAGAGCTCATCGCAGGCCGCCTATTTGATTGGAGTTTCGCATCCTTCAAGTGTCGCAGGAAGACCAGGAATCATCGACCAAGCCCAGCTTACTTGGGCCTACCAGGGAATCCGTCAGCACTGCGACATTGTGAGCAGCCAGCAGTCTACTAAGCCGCAAATGATTTCTGCCCTCACGGTGATTGCAAAGCACACCAGTTATCTGTGCTCCATTTGCCGTCAGGCCTCGATGAACACATCGAACCCGGTGGCCAAGAACGAGTTTATTGTGCTTGCTAAGCAAGTGGCCACGGCTACTTCAGACTTGGTGCAGGCCATTAAGGCTATTGAGGAGCAGCCGGCTGGCGGAAGTCGAGAGCGTCTAGTGGATCCTTTATTGGAAGCTGTCAAGGCTGTGCGTCAGTATGCTTCGAGCTCAGAGTTCAGTTCAGTGCCAGCGAAGATATCTGCGGAGGGCAGGAAAGCCCAGGAGCCAGTCATCCAAGCGGGTCGCGGTGTAATCGATGGTGTTGTGGAGATGGTCAAGGCAGCCAAGTCATTGGCCCTAACCCCCGATAATCCGCCAGTGTGGCAACAGCTCTCCATGCACTCCACCCCGGTTTCGGAGTCGGTAAAGCGATTGGTGGACAACATTCGCGACAAGGCGCCTGGACAGGCACAGTGCGAACAGGTGCTCCACACCCTGGGCACATGCACGCGAGAATTGGACAGTTGTGCCCTTGCCGTTAATGCACAGGGTCTCAGTCAGCGACGGGATAACAACTTGCACGGATTCAGTGGCCAGACGATGAACTCTGCTTCCGAGCTAATTGACAAGCTGGAACCTATTCGTGTGGCTGGCAAGAATAATGCCGAACAACTTGGTCATGCTGTGGGCGAAATCTCGCGTTATGTGGTGCCCATGGTTAATGGAGCAATTGGAGCTTGCACCCACATTGTTCACAGTCAACAGCAAATGTCGCTAATTCAGCAGACCCGTTCGGTGGTGGAAAGTGCCATTACCCTGGTCCAATCGGCCAAGGATTCGGCTGGCAATCCTCGTGCCACTCATGCCCATCCCCGACTAGATGATGCAATCGATGGCACAAGGGAggccattcaggagctgcagcaaACCGTGGAGAAGATCAATGCAGAAACGGGCATCGTGACCGGATTGATGGAGCAGGTGAACCGTTCCATCACCCGATTAACCGATAAGCGGCAGTCCCTGCTGAACGCCTCGTACTCGGACACCTTTGTTGATTACCAGACGCGAATGGTGGCGCGAGCAAAGGAAATCGCCAGTCTGGCCAATGAGATGAACGCCAAGAGCAGCGTTGAACCATCGGCTCTACCTCAACTCGCCGTTGACATGACACAAAACTATCAACAGTTGACTCAGGACTCCGTTGGCGCAAGTACAACCACTTCCTCGCCGGATGTGGCAATGCGTATTCGCACCACGGTTATTGATTTGGGCCGATCGGTAAGCTCTATGATTCAGTCGTCGGCCGGCGGAGCACGACCCAACGATGTGGGCGCCCAAAAAGAAATTGCACGAAGCGCTCGGGAGGTGTCCGAAAAGGTGGCCCAGGTGCTGGCGGCTTTGCAGGCGGGATCGCGTGGAACTCAGGCGTGCATTAATGCAGCCCACACGGTATCCGGCATCATTGGAGACTTGGATACAACCATTATGTTCGCTACCGCCGGAACTTTGCATTCGGATGGAGATGGAAGCTTTGCCGACCACCGCGAGCACATACTTCAAACGGCAAAGGCTTTGGTGGAGGACACCAAGGTTCTGGTGACTGGAGCGGCTGGAACTCAGGATCAGCTAGCCAACGCCGCTCAGAATGCTGTCTCAACCATAA CTCAACTGGCTGAGGCAGTGAAGCGAGGAGCCTGCTCGCTAGGCTCTACCCAACCCGATTCCCAGGTCATGGTCATCAATGCCGTCAAGGATGTAGCCTCTGCACTTGGCGATTTGATTAACTGCACTAAGTTGGCCTCCGGCAAGTCCATCAACGATCCCTCCATGCAGGATCTTAAGGAGAGTGCCAGG ACGCTTCAAGATGTTTGCCAAACAGCTGCCCACAATGGCCATTCAAAAACTAACCCACAGTCCGAAATGCGAAGTGGCAGCCACATCCTcctcggcagcagcagcatcgacATCATGGCCATCTGA